Proteins co-encoded in one Bacteroidota bacterium genomic window:
- a CDS encoding OmpA family protein: MITTHSFKITALVMLISLSVATFAQQKSLTRANQLFDDKSYVDAIEKYERILKKDKNNASALKKIAECYRLNNNTTKAEVYYARLIESKNASSDEVLHYIQTLFSNGNYAKAKEVLSSPVAPSDSRTANYLKGLNNLKEYYKDSASVKVKFESALNSEGNDFSPVLTKNAVLFTSSRPRTQWVKKEHSWSNKVYNVLYIAKKQGTVFEAVKPFAKEYSSNYNDGPACFSSEGKKMIFTANSMAENRKPTKGDIVKLQLFTASYNADDNDYEGLEAFAYNNDGYNCAHPALSSDGMLLVFSSDMPGTLGGMDLWQSKWEGSKWSKPENLGDKINSPGNEVFPTLGADGTLYFSSNGRDGLGGLDLYSAAGTAGNWTAASNMNAPFNSSKDDFGITLDKDAKTGYFSSNRASAKGDDDIFSFSRDKVNTTKNYLVLVKDAATKKLIESELQYKDLKSGTVNEQKGNGKYMLSVTPESELELLAKATKYQEKSLKTKLSTDSIELFLNAEDKNCINGIVLDKSNNGTPAPDATVVIKDNAGTKVFETITGSDGKYSKCDLDKDKSYTVTTSKKGGYFTKTEGIKIPATEVKTTELEKIVVGKAIKIDNIYFDLGKADIRNDAANELDKTVLLLNDNPDIIVELSSHTDCRGSAASNLALSESRAKSSVAYIIAKGINKKRISGRGYGESKLTNSCACEGAVKSTCSEQEHQQNRRTEFKVTGFAK, from the coding sequence ATGATAACAACACATTCTTTCAAAATTACAGCATTGGTAATGCTTATATCGTTATCGGTTGCAACTTTCGCACAACAAAAGTCGCTTACAAGAGCCAACCAATTGTTCGACGATAAGTCCTATGTTGATGCAATTGAAAAATACGAACGCATCCTAAAGAAGGATAAAAATAATGCTTCAGCATTGAAGAAAATTGCCGAATGTTATCGATTAAACAACAATACAACAAAGGCTGAAGTTTATTACGCTCGATTAATAGAATCTAAAAATGCTAGCAGTGATGAGGTTTTGCACTACATTCAAACCTTGTTCAGCAATGGAAATTATGCTAAGGCTAAAGAGGTACTTTCTTCACCTGTAGCTCCTTCTGATAGCCGCACAGCTAATTACCTTAAAGGGTTGAATAACCTAAAGGAATACTACAAAGATTCAGCTTCGGTAAAAGTAAAATTCGAATCTGCTTTGAATTCAGAAGGCAATGATTTTTCTCCGGTTCTTACTAAAAACGCTGTGTTATTTACTTCATCGCGACCACGCACACAATGGGTAAAAAAGGAACATAGTTGGAGCAACAAAGTTTACAATGTACTATATATTGCTAAGAAACAAGGAACTGTATTTGAAGCAGTAAAGCCTTTTGCAAAAGAATATAGCTCTAATTACAACGATGGCCCTGCTTGCTTTTCAAGCGAAGGTAAAAAGATGATTTTTACAGCAAACAGCATGGCAGAAAATCGTAAACCAACAAAAGGTGATATTGTAAAACTTCAATTGTTTACTGCTTCCTATAACGCCGACGACAATGATTACGAAGGTCTTGAAGCTTTTGCTTATAACAACGATGGGTACAATTGCGCTCACCCTGCTCTTAGCAGCGATGGAATGCTCCTGGTATTTTCATCCGATATGCCTGGAACACTTGGAGGAATGGACCTTTGGCAAAGCAAATGGGAAGGATCAAAATGGTCAAAACCCGAAAATTTGGGCGATAAAATTAACAGCCCGGGCAACGAGGTATTCCCAACTTTAGGTGCCGATGGTACACTCTATTTTTCGTCAAACGGAAGAGATGGATTGGGAGGACTCGATCTTTACTCAGCTGCTGGTACCGCTGGAAATTGGACTGCTGCAAGCAATATGAATGCACCATTTAACAGCTCAAAGGACGATTTCGGTATTACACTCGACAAAGATGCTAAGACCGGATATTTTTCATCTAACAGAGCCTCTGCCAAAGGAGATGATGATATTTTTTCATTTAGTAGAGACAAGGTTAATACAACAAAAAATTACTTGGTTCTGGTTAAAGATGCTGCTACCAAGAAATTAATAGAATCAGAACTTCAATACAAAGACCTTAAGAGCGGCACTGTTAATGAGCAAAAAGGAAACGGGAAATACATGCTTTCTGTAACACCTGAAAGTGAGCTAGAACTTCTTGCGAAGGCTACTAAATATCAGGAAAAGTCGTTGAAAACAAAACTATCTACTGATAGTATTGAGCTATTTTTAAATGCCGAAGATAAAAACTGCATCAACGGAATTGTCCTCGACAAATCAAACAATGGTACACCAGCGCCAGATGCAACTGTAGTAATTAAAGACAATGCAGGTACAAAGGTGTTTGAAACAATTACAGGAAGCGACGGTAAATACAGTAAATGCGACCTCGACAAAGACAAATCCTATACAGTTACCACTAGCAAAAAAGGTGGATATTTTACCAAAACAGAAGGTATTAAAATACCTGCCACCGAAGTTAAAACAACAGAACTTGAAAAAATTGTTGTTGGAAAAGCAATTAAAATCGACAATATTTATTTCGATTTAGGAAAGGCTGATATCCGCAACGACGCTGCGAATGAGCTCGACAAAACAGTTCTCTTGTTAAACGACAACCCCGATATTATTGTAGAATTAAGTTCGCATACCGATTGCAGAGGTTCTGCTGCATCCAATCTTGCACTTTCTGAATCTCGCGCCAAATCAAGCGTTGCCTACATAATTGCAAAAGGCATCAACAAAAAGCGTATCAGTGGTAGAGGTTACGGCGAAAGTAAACTTACCAATTCATGTGCTTGCGAAGGAGCTGTAAAATCAACTTGTTCCGAACAAGAACACCAACAAAATAGACGCACCGAATTTAAAGTTACCGGTTTCGCTAAATAG
- the rpoN gene encoding RNA polymerase factor sigma-54: protein MLKLSLQQKLLQKLSPQQIQLMKLLQIPTIGLEQRIKEELEINPALEEGEPETDENSDTDEDFETNEEKDEEKSRDDFSLDEYIDDDEIPAYKLSVNNNPEPDERKEIPFSIGNTFQENISSQLGLRVLDDKSFLIAEYLIGNLDEDGYLRRELSAIVDDLAFSQNLIASEAELLEVLMVIQEFDPAGIGARSLQECLLIQLRRKQRETKHISNVLTLELAIKIIDKNFEEFSKKHYDKIAKNLDINEEVLKEAMQEILHLNPRPGNSAMDGQKSTVQVIPDFILVNNEGNLELSLNSRNAPNLRVSKSYNDMLEHYSKARLKDKEKKEAVSFVKQKLDTAKWFIDAIQQRQQTLMITMDAILNYQREYFLEGDETKLRPMILKDIAEIVGMDISTVSRVANSKYIQTPFGTKLLKSFFSESLSTDSGEEVSTKEVKKILEECIAAEKKSKPLTDDKLTKILKENGYNIARRTVAKYREQLNIPVARLRKEL, encoded by the coding sequence ATGCTCAAACTCAGTTTACAACAAAAACTTTTACAAAAACTTTCGCCGCAACAAATTCAGTTAATGAAATTGTTGCAAATACCTACTATTGGCTTAGAACAACGAATAAAAGAAGAGCTCGAAATTAATCCTGCACTGGAAGAAGGAGAGCCCGAAACCGATGAAAATTCGGATACCGACGAGGACTTTGAAACGAACGAGGAAAAAGACGAGGAAAAATCGCGCGATGATTTTAGTTTAGATGAATACATTGACGATGACGAAATTCCAGCTTACAAACTTTCAGTAAACAACAATCCTGAACCTGATGAACGAAAGGAAATTCCTTTTTCGATTGGAAATACTTTTCAGGAAAATATATCGTCGCAATTGGGTTTGAGAGTGCTTGATGATAAATCATTTTTAATAGCCGAATACCTAATAGGAAATTTGGATGAAGACGGTTACTTACGTCGAGAACTAAGCGCCATTGTGGATGATTTGGCATTTTCACAAAATTTAATTGCAAGCGAAGCTGAATTGCTGGAGGTATTGATGGTCATCCAAGAATTTGATCCAGCCGGAATTGGAGCCAGAAGTTTGCAAGAATGTTTGCTTATTCAATTGCGTCGTAAACAGCGAGAAACCAAGCACATTTCAAACGTGCTTACCTTGGAACTTGCAATTAAAATAATCGACAAGAATTTTGAAGAATTTTCAAAAAAACATTACGATAAAATTGCTAAAAATTTAGACATCAATGAAGAAGTACTAAAGGAAGCAATGCAGGAAATATTGCATTTAAATCCACGTCCTGGAAATTCGGCCATGGATGGTCAAAAGAGCACTGTGCAAGTGATTCCTGATTTTATTTTGGTGAATAATGAAGGAAACTTGGAGTTGAGTTTAAACTCGCGAAATGCCCCCAATTTACGTGTAAGCAAAAGCTACAACGATATGTTGGAACATTATTCCAAAGCAAGATTAAAAGATAAGGAAAAAAAAGAGGCTGTTAGTTTTGTAAAGCAAAAGTTGGATACAGCAAAATGGTTTATTGATGCCATTCAGCAACGACAGCAAACGCTGATGATTACGATGGATGCCATTTTAAATTATCAGCGCGAATATTTTTTGGAAGGTGATGAAACCAAATTGCGTCCAATGATTTTAAAAGACATTGCAGAAATAGTAGGCATGGATATTTCTACTGTTTCGCGTGTTGCGAATAGTAAATACATACAAACTCCTTTTGGTACTAAATTGTTAAAATCCTTTTTTTCAGAATCGCTCTCCACCGATTCGGGAGAAGAAGTTTCGACCAAAGAAGTAAAAAAAATATTAGAAGAATGCATTGCTGCTGAAAAAAAGAGCAAGCCTTTAACGGATGATAAACTCACAAAAATTTTGAAAGAAAACGGCTATAATATTGCGCGTAGAACCGTTGCTAAATATCGCGAGCAGCTAAATATTCCAGTTGCTCGATTGCGCAAAGAACTTTAA
- the hemB gene encoding porphobilinogen synthase, which translates to MIHRPRRMRKTAVIREMIAETRLSKSMLVYPLFVVHGKGIKHPIAAMPGIHHFSVDMLLPEVESLIQLGITKVLLFGVGEEKTVDASSSHSEHSIVPQAVKALKEKFGDAVYVITDVCVCAYTSHGHCGILENNYVHNDLSVDVLSKMALSHASAGADMVAPSDMMDGRIGAIRKLLDENSFENTAIMSYSIKYASAYYGPFREAADSSPQSGDRKSYQMDFRNPNESMLEAELDEAEGADILMVKPALAYLDVIQRLKQNTLLPIACYNVSGEYSMVKAAAQAGWIDEQKIVLENMYAFARAGAGIIITYHAKEIAFNNWL; encoded by the coding sequence ATGATACATCGTCCGCGAAGAATGCGCAAAACAGCTGTTATTCGAGAAATGATAGCAGAAACTAGATTGAGTAAAAGCATGTTGGTGTACCCACTTTTTGTGGTACATGGTAAAGGGATAAAACATCCTATTGCTGCAATGCCCGGCATACATCATTTTTCAGTGGATATGCTATTGCCAGAGGTTGAAAGCTTGATACAGCTGGGTATAACTAAAGTGTTGTTGTTTGGGGTGGGTGAAGAAAAAACTGTGGATGCGAGTTCATCTCACAGTGAACATTCAATTGTACCACAAGCAGTAAAGGCTTTAAAGGAAAAATTTGGAGATGCAGTGTATGTCATCACCGATGTATGTGTATGTGCTTATACCTCGCACGGACATTGTGGAATACTCGAAAACAACTATGTACACAACGATTTAAGTGTGGATGTTTTGAGCAAAATGGCATTGAGTCATGCTAGCGCCGGAGCCGATATGGTAGCTCCATCGGATATGATGGATGGCCGCATTGGCGCAATAAGAAAGTTGCTGGATGAAAACAGTTTTGAAAATACAGCAATCATGTCCTACTCTATAAAATATGCTTCGGCCTACTATGGTCCATTCAGAGAAGCAGCAGACTCATCACCGCAAAGTGGAGATCGTAAATCGTATCAAATGGATTTCAGAAACCCAAACGAATCGATGCTCGAAGCCGAATTGGATGAAGCAGAAGGTGCAGATATTTTAATGGTAAAACCTGCGTTAGCTTATCTGGACGTAATACAACGATTAAAACAAAACACCTTGTTACCGATTGCTTGCTACAATGTTTCGGGTGAATACAGTATGGTAAAAGCAGCTGCACAGGCAGGATGGATTGATGAGCAAAAAATTGTATTAGAAAACATGTACGCTTTTGCACGTGCCGGAGCCGGAATAATTATTACCTATCACGCAAAAGAAATTGCCTTTAATAATTGGTTGTAA
- the hemC gene encoding hydroxymethylbilane synthase has protein sequence MKKIIIGSRGSDLALWQANFVQAELKKISIESEIKIIKTQGDKIQDLSFDKLEGKGFFTKEIEDALLSKEIDLAVHSHKDLPTTSPQGLVIAAVSEREDPSELLLIRKEAVDTHQKFNLKKNAVLGSSSARRKAQMLAFRKDVVIKELRGNVPTRIQKLRDKNYDAILLAAAGVERLQLDLSEFETVKLNPIEFIPAPAQGVLALQIREQDDALHALLQNLNSSRVQQQIAVERKVLNLLDGGCQLPLGVYCEQDTDEDDVPFFTVYTSHASAWNASPKSLLTRAKTTDGLALKIVDKLKSIVPASVFITRDARNNDYFEQVLTGNGYTVFSKALIEINSLPLANVPSCDWIFFSSKNAVKHFFQQAPKIANCKIGCVGKSTADELRKFGKRADFIGYSTDTKLTGKQFASTVGTKTVLFPQAKQSMRSIQKAFANPAQTKDIAVYETLKKNEGSLPDFSIAVFTSPSNVEAFFEKHQLTTQHKVIAMGESTAATLKRFGVKKVQLTTSFDDLGLARAVFEV, from the coding sequence ATGAAAAAAATTATTATTGGCTCTCGCGGAAGCGACCTGGCACTGTGGCAAGCAAATTTTGTTCAGGCTGAGTTGAAAAAAATTTCGATTGAATCGGAAATAAAAATCATAAAAACACAAGGGGATAAAATTCAGGATTTGAGTTTTGATAAATTAGAAGGCAAAGGCTTTTTTACCAAAGAAATTGAGGATGCTTTACTTTCGAAAGAAATTGATTTGGCCGTACATTCGCACAAAGATTTACCTACAACATCCCCACAAGGATTAGTAATAGCAGCTGTTTCAGAACGAGAAGATCCTTCCGAATTACTACTTATCAGAAAGGAAGCAGTAGATACACATCAAAAATTTAATCTGAAAAAAAATGCCGTTTTAGGTAGTTCTTCTGCTCGCCGAAAAGCGCAAATGCTCGCTTTTCGTAAAGATGTTGTAATTAAAGAATTACGAGGAAATGTTCCAACTCGCATTCAAAAGCTACGCGATAAAAACTACGATGCTATTTTATTGGCAGCAGCCGGAGTGGAGCGCTTACAGCTTGATTTATCTGAATTTGAAACTGTAAAATTAAACCCCATCGAGTTTATTCCCGCACCTGCTCAAGGTGTTTTAGCCTTACAAATTCGAGAGCAAGATGATGCGTTGCATGCACTATTGCAAAATTTAAATTCGTCGCGTGTTCAACAACAAATCGCTGTTGAACGAAAAGTGTTGAATTTGTTAGATGGCGGTTGTCAATTGCCGTTGGGAGTATATTGCGAACAAGATACCGATGAAGATGATGTACCCTTTTTTACCGTATATACATCTCACGCAAGTGCCTGGAACGCCTCTCCTAAAAGTTTACTTACACGTGCTAAAACCACGGATGGACTAGCGTTAAAAATTGTAGACAAATTAAAATCCATAGTGCCTGCTTCGGTATTTATTACAAGGGATGCACGCAATAACGATTACTTTGAACAGGTACTTACGGGAAATGGATATACCGTTTTTTCGAAAGCATTGATTGAAATTAACTCCTTACCACTTGCAAACGTCCCTTCATGCGACTGGATATTTTTTTCGAGCAAAAATGCGGTAAAACATTTTTTTCAACAAGCTCCCAAAATAGCTAATTGCAAAATTGGATGTGTTGGAAAATCGACTGCTGATGAGTTGCGAAAATTTGGTAAACGAGCTGATTTTATTGGCTATTCAACCGATACTAAACTCACCGGAAAACAATTTGCCTCAACGGTTGGAACAAAAACAGTACTGTTTCCTCAAGCCAAACAAAGCATGCGAAGTATACAAAAAGCTTTTGCCAATCCTGCACAAACCAAAGATATTGCTGTGTATGAAACCTTGAAAAAAAATGAAGGAAGTTTACCAGACTTCTCCATTGCAGTATTTACAAGTCCTTCGAATGTAGAAGCCTTTTTTGAAAAACACCAACTTACAACACAACATAAAGTGATTGCCATGGGCGAAAGTACTGCAGCAACTTTAAAACGTTTTGGAGTAAAAAAAGTGCAGCTCACCACATCCTTTGATGATTTAGGATTGGCGCGGGCTGTGTTTGAAGTTTAA
- the hemA gene encoding glutamyl-tRNA reductase — MNGFKLLAFTHKTANLKSIGELHIDDTKQQTRLGHLKQALSISELLFLSTCNRVEFLFCCTQEINERFLGEFIQQAYPHFTAEEVRDLTNNCQLYEGEAALRHLLEVASSIDSLVIGEREIITQVRTAYEKSNAMKLTGDFLRLVIKRAIETAKQVYTDTQIAHRPVSIVSLAYRKLKDLNVKLDARFVIIGAGQTNQLMAKFLKKHGFTNFVVFNRTLSNAQKLAEELGGRALPLKEITEYKGGFDVILTCTASAEHIIDSNTYAALKSGEKGKKTIIDLSIPNDIAPEVIAENNPHYIDITALQTMASENMKERHKELEACHAIIEENISTFRSVLKERKVEIAMSLIPQKVKEIHETALNTVFAKDVEKMDTETREIVEKILSYVEKKYISVPMKMAKEILIEN, encoded by the coding sequence ATGAACGGATTTAAACTTCTTGCCTTTACCCACAAAACTGCAAATCTTAAAAGCATTGGCGAGTTGCACATCGATGATACCAAACAACAAACACGTTTGGGTCATTTAAAACAAGCACTTTCAATTAGCGAATTACTGTTTCTTTCGACCTGTAACCGTGTTGAGTTTTTATTTTGCTGTACGCAAGAAATAAATGAGCGTTTTTTAGGTGAATTTATACAACAAGCTTATCCTCATTTCACCGCAGAAGAAGTTCGTGACCTTACTAACAATTGTCAATTGTATGAAGGAGAGGCTGCTTTGCGCCATTTATTGGAAGTTGCCTCCTCTATTGATTCATTGGTTATTGGCGAGCGCGAAATTATTACACAAGTACGCACAGCATACGAAAAATCGAATGCCATGAAACTTACCGGCGATTTTTTACGACTGGTAATAAAACGTGCTATTGAAACTGCGAAGCAAGTGTATACCGATACTCAAATTGCGCATCGACCGGTTTCTATAGTTTCTTTAGCATATCGAAAATTAAAAGATTTAAACGTAAAGCTTGACGCTCGTTTTGTGATAATTGGTGCAGGACAAACCAACCAATTAATGGCGAAGTTTTTGAAAAAACATGGCTTTACCAATTTTGTTGTTTTTAATCGCACCTTGAGCAATGCACAAAAGTTGGCTGAAGAGTTAGGAGGTAGAGCATTACCATTAAAGGAAATTACTGAGTACAAAGGCGGCTTTGATGTTATTTTAACTTGTACCGCCAGCGCTGAGCACATTATTGATTCGAATACTTACGCTGCTTTAAAATCAGGTGAGAAAGGTAAAAAAACCATCATCGATTTATCTATTCCAAACGATATAGCTCCGGAAGTAATTGCAGAAAATAACCCTCACTATATTGATATTACTGCATTGCAGACCATGGCTAGCGAAAATATGAAGGAGCGCCATAAGGAGTTGGAAGCCTGTCATGCCATTATTGAAGAAAATATTAGTACATTCAGAAGTGTACTTAAAGAGCGCAAAGTAGAAATAGCCATGAGCCTAATTCCACAAAAGGTAAAGGAAATTCACGAAACAGCCCTGAATACCGTTTTTGCGAAAGATGTTGAAAAGATGGACACTGAGACGCGAGAAATAGTTGAAAAGATACTTTCTTACGTTGAAAAAAAGTACATTAGTGTTCCCATGAAAATGGCAAAAGAAATTTTGATAGAAAACTAG
- a CDS encoding SPOR domain-containing protein, which produces MRAISLLTFLTVLFFCHSTYSQENTSATVEIVQDASIDKLMLKHISIASETETIEGYRIQIHFSGEREKAKLVKTKFLQQFPDVAAYEIYQQPNFKVRVGDFRSRLEAQKFMNELNSLFPSAFIVSDDIHLPRLE; this is translated from the coding sequence ATGAGAGCCATATCCTTACTTACATTTTTAACTGTACTATTTTTTTGCCACTCAACATACTCGCAAGAAAATACAAGTGCTACCGTTGAAATTGTGCAAGATGCTAGTATTGATAAATTAATGTTGAAGCACATTTCAATAGCTTCAGAAACCGAAACCATTGAAGGTTATCGCATACAGATTCACTTTAGCGGGGAGCGTGAAAAAGCAAAATTGGTGAAAACAAAATTTTTGCAACAGTTTCCTGATGTAGCAGCTTACGAAATTTATCAGCAACCCAATTTTAAAGTTCGAGTAGGAGATTTTAGAAGTCGCTTAGAAGCACAAAAATTTATGAATGAATTAAATTCACTTTTTCCAAGCGCTTTTATTGTTTCTGACGACATTCACCTGCCCAGGTTAGAATAA
- a CDS encoding alpha/beta fold hydrolase: protein MNLFYRKSGQGKPLFILHGLFGSSDNWQSLAKKFAENFEVYTIDQRNHGLSFHSSEWNYAAMSKDILQLMDEMQIPKINLIGHSMGGKAAMHFALQHPQRIEKLVVVDIAPKYYPIHHRQLLDALVELDLSKISSRKEAETQLALKISNQGELQFILKNLYWKDTATNQLAWRFNLPVINSAIEIVGEAQQIPDMPLQLPCIFVRGEKSNYIKDTDFELIHQLFANASIHTIEGAGHWVQAEKPNEFYTLVFNFLMT, encoded by the coding sequence ATGAATCTATTCTACCGAAAATCTGGCCAAGGAAAACCGCTATTTATTTTACACGGTTTATTTGGTTCGAGCGATAATTGGCAAAGTTTGGCAAAAAAATTTGCAGAAAACTTTGAAGTTTACACGATCGATCAGCGAAATCATGGTTTGTCATTTCATTCAAGCGAGTGGAATTATGCAGCAATGAGCAAGGACATTTTGCAACTGATGGATGAAATGCAGATTCCAAAAATTAACCTTATTGGCCATTCAATGGGAGGAAAGGCTGCCATGCATTTTGCTTTGCAACACCCTCAAAGAATCGAAAAATTAGTAGTAGTTGATATCGCACCTAAGTATTACCCAATTCATCACCGCCAACTGCTAGATGCTTTAGTTGAACTTGATCTCTCAAAAATCAGCAGCCGTAAGGAAGCTGAAACACAATTAGCACTGAAAATTAGCAACCAAGGCGAACTTCAATTTATACTTAAAAATCTTTATTGGAAGGATACTGCTACAAACCAACTTGCATGGCGGTTTAATTTGCCTGTAATTAATTCCGCTATTGAAATTGTTGGTGAAGCTCAACAAATCCCTGATATGCCACTTCAGCTTCCCTGTATATTTGTGCGAGGCGAAAAGTCAAACTATATTAAAGACACAGATTTTGAACTAATTCATCAACTTTTTGCGAATGCAAGTATTCACACAATTGAAGGAGCAGGGCATTGGGTGCAGGCCGAAAAGCCTAACGAATTTTATACCCTTGTTTTTAATTTTTTGATGACATAA
- the thiL gene encoding thiamine-phosphate kinase — MTENSGRTELGELGEFGIIKHLTKNIVLKNDSSILGVGDDCAVIEYNNKQTVVTTDMLVEGVHFDLMYMPLKHLGYKSVMVNLSDVYAMNAVPKQITVSIAISNRFSVEALEELYEGIYLACNKCTVDLVGGDTTSSTSGLVLSITAIGEVDASDLVRRDTAKESDLVVVSGDLGGAYVGLQLLEREKEVFKTNPKIQPDLEGHDYILERQLKPEARMDVPVLLKKLEIKPTSMIDVSDGLSSEMLHLCESSKLGCSLYEEKIPLDPTTINMAREFNLDPTVCALSGGEDYELLFTIDLKDYDKIKGNPNFTVIGHMTAKSAGTNLIARNGALYPLTAQGWDSLLKKDE, encoded by the coding sequence ATGACAGAAAATAGCGGCAGAACAGAATTGGGTGAATTGGGCGAATTTGGCATCATAAAACACCTTACAAAAAACATAGTACTTAAAAATGACAGTTCGATACTGGGAGTTGGCGATGACTGTGCAGTAATTGAGTATAATAATAAGCAAACAGTTGTTACCACCGACATGCTGGTTGAAGGCGTGCATTTTGATTTGATGTACATGCCCTTGAAACACTTAGGCTACAAATCGGTAATGGTAAACCTTTCGGATGTGTACGCGATGAATGCGGTACCAAAACAAATTACCGTTTCTATTGCTATATCGAACCGCTTTTCGGTAGAAGCCTTGGAAGAATTGTATGAAGGAATATATTTGGCTTGTAACAAATGCACGGTTGATTTGGTGGGAGGTGATACAACCAGCTCGACTTCGGGATTGGTGTTAAGCATTACTGCTATTGGTGAAGTAGATGCATCTGATCTTGTGCGACGCGATACGGCGAAAGAAAGCGACTTAGTAGTAGTTTCGGGCGATTTAGGTGGTGCTTACGTGGGATTGCAATTGCTTGAACGCGAAAAAGAAGTATTTAAAACAAATCCAAAGATTCAGCCCGACCTTGAAGGGCACGATTATATTTTAGAGCGCCAGTTAAAACCGGAAGCAAGAATGGACGTGCCTGTTTTATTGAAAAAGCTTGAAATTAAACCAACTTCGATGATTGATGTATCAGATGGACTGTCGTCGGAGATGCTGCATCTGTGTGAGTCATCAAAACTGGGTTGTAGTTTATATGAAGAAAAAATACCCCTTGATCCAACCACAATAAACATGGCGCGTGAATTTAACCTTGACCCAACAGTTTGTGCGTTAAGTGGTGGAGAAGATTATGAATTGCTGTTTACAATTGATCTAAAAGACTACGATAAAATAAAAGGAAACCCCAATTTTACTGTAATTGGACACATGACAGCGAAATCGGCAGGAACTAATTTAATAGCACGCAATGGAGCGCTTTACCCATTAACCGCTCAGGGTTGGGATTCGCTATTGAAGAAAGATGAATAG
- a CDS encoding iron-sulfur cluster assembly accessory protein — protein MITVSENAKQHALSLMKNENRPEGTFIRVGVEGGGCSGLSYKLEFDNEKREGDQVFEDKGIKITVDKKSFLYLIGTELDYTGGLNGKGFVFNNPNASRTCGCGESFSV, from the coding sequence ATGATAACTGTATCTGAAAATGCGAAGCAACACGCATTAAGTTTGATGAAAAATGAAAACCGCCCTGAAGGAACTTTCATTCGGGTAGGAGTTGAAGGTGGAGGTTGCAGCGGACTTTCCTATAAATTAGAATTTGATAACGAAAAGCGTGAAGGCGACCAGGTATTTGAGGACAAAGGAATTAAGATTACTGTCGATAAAAAGAGTTTCTTATACCTAATAGGTACCGAACTAGATTATACCGGTGGCTTAAATGGAAAGGGTTTTGTTTTTAATAATCCCAACGCTAGCCGCACATGTGGTTGCGGTGAAAGTTTTAGTGTATAA